In the Natrinema sp. CBA1119 genome, GCTGATCAGCACGGCCAACGCCGGGATCCTGTCGTCGTCCCGATATCCCTTTGCGATGGCTCGAGACCAACTCGCGCCGCCGTCCCTGACGGAGATCCACGACAAGTGGGGAACGCCCGTGCAGGCGATCACGCTCACCGGTGCCGTCATGTTGGTACTCATCGCGTTCGTCCCGATCCTCCAGATCGCGAAACTGGCGAGCGCGTTCCAGATCATCGTCTTCGCACTGGTCAACGGCGCGGTCATCGCCTTTCGCGAGGGGGACGTCGGGCAGTACGATCCGAGCTTCGAGTCGCCGCTCTATCCGTGGACCCAGCTCGTCGGGATCGCTGGCGGATTCGCGCTCATCGGGTATATGGGAACGATCCCGCTCGTCGGTGCCGTCATCATCACGGCGGCGTCGGTGCTGTGGTATCTCTACTACGCGCGCGGCCGCGTCCAGCGCGAGGGCGCTGCCACGGACGTCGTCAGGCGGAGCGTCGGTCGCAAGGCCGTCGAACAGACGAAAGCGACCGTCGAGACGGCCGACGGCTACGAGGTACTCGTCGCGATCACCGAGAAGACGAGCGAGCAACGTGAGCGAACGTTGGTTCGAATCGCCGCCGATGTCGCCCGCGAGAACGACGGCAGCGTCACCGTCGTTCAGTTCGACGAGGTGGCCGATCAGGTGCCGCTCCAGCAGGCGTCGGAAACGCAGTCACCGGCGGACGTCGAGTTCGAGGAGCGGACGGAGCCACTGACCGAGGCGTTCGACGTGCCGGTCACCTACGGCGAGATCGTCAGCCACGACACGAAGCGGGCGATCGCTAACTTCGCCGCCCACGAGGACGCGGACTTCCTCCTGCTCGAGCGAAGCGACGATCCGCTGTACGCGCCGATATTCGGGACGACCGTCGAGTGGATCACCCACAAGGCACCGTGTGACGTCTTGCTCGTCGAGGACCGCGACCTGGACCGAATCGACTCCGTCACGGTCGTCACCGACCGCGGCCCCTTCGATCCGCAGAAGATCACTGTCGCGAACGCGCTGGCGACCGAGGCCGGGGGGAGTATCACCTTGCTGTACCCGCTCGATGACGCGGCGACCGAAACGCAACGCGAGACGATAGACGAGTACCTCGCGGAACTCGAGTCGCTGTGTTCGGTTCCCGTGAATCGTTCGATCGTCGAGACCGACGACCCCGAACGGGATTTCGTTTCGGTGACGAACGCGGGCGACATCCTCGTCATCGGGACGGACGGCGGACGGATACGTGGGTCCCTGTTCGGCCGGCCGGCCGACAGAATCATCGACAGCGTCGACTGCACGGCGGTTCAGGTAAAATCGAAGCGAGGCAAGTCCGGCCCGGTTCGTCGACTCGTCGAGCGCATGGTGTTCTAACGGTTCGGCTCCACTGCTCCGCTTTTCCCCGCGACGGGTCTCGTTCGGAGCGGCAGCGTCGGATCCCGAGTGACTCGCCGTGTTCCAGCGCGCGCCAGCGCTCACGCTGCGAAGTTCTTTCCGACACCACAACGTGAGGTGCGACTGTTCGACCGACGATGCCACCCGACTCAGACGCCGATCCGTTCGTCGAGATCCGCCGCGCGACCCACGACGATTACGAGGCCGTCGCCGACTTCACGAGCGACATCTGGCCCGAACGCGGCGGCGACTACATCCCGCGGATCTACCACGATTGGCTCGAGGACGACGACGAGACCGACAGGAAGACTCTCCTCGCGGAAATCGACGGCGAGGCCGCGGGGATCGTCCAGGCCGTTATGCTCTCGCCCGACGAGGCCTGGTTTCAGGGGATGCGCGTCGCGGCCGACCATCGCCGGCGGGGCGTGAGCCAGCGGCTGAACGAGGCGACCTTCGAGTGGGCCCGCGAGCGGGGCGCGACCGTCGGCCGAGTCATGATCTTCTCGTGGAACGCGGTCTCGCTCGGCGCTGCGCGGGCCGGCGGCTACGAGCCGATCACGGAGTTCCGCTTCGCCCATCCGGAGCCCGATCCGACCGCCGAGGGACCGTGTCGCGTCTCGCGGGATCCGACGGCGGCCTGGCGCTACTGGACCCACAGCGACGCGCGCGAACAGCTGGATGGACTGGGGCTCGCACCCGAGGAGTCGTGGGCCGTTCGAGAACTCGCTCGCAACGATTTTGTACAACTCGCCGACGAGACCGCCGTTTTTGCGGTCGAGGGCGAGGACGGACTCGCGGGAGCGGCCTACCGATCGCGAACGTACGATCGCGAGGTCGAGAGCGACGACTCGGCCGACTCGAGCGATGCAGACTCCGCCACCGAGACGTGGGCCGAATACGGCCTCGGCGCGTGGGAGGACGTCGATGCCGCGCGATCGCTGTTCGCCGCGATTGCCTGCGACGCCGCCGACTGCGGTGCCGACGAGACGCGCGTTCTCGTCCCCGAAACCGCCCGGTTCGTCACGGACGCCGCCGCGACGGGGGTCGATATCTCCGAGGAACCGGACTTCGTGTTGGGGATCGACCTGACGACCGACTGAGCGGCGCGGTTGCCGTAGTAGCCGCCGCTGTGGCGTCGCCAGCGACCTACCCGCCGCTGACCGGCGGGAACAGCGCCAGTTCGTCGCCCGCTTCGAGGACCGTCTCCATCCCCTCCTCTTCGACCAGCACGTTCGTCCCGTTGCGAAGCACGTTGATCTGCGATCGGAGCTCGCCGTCCTCGAGCACGCGGCCCTCGAGTTCGGGGGCGTCCGCGAGGAGTTCCTCGAGTGCGTCCCCGACGGTGTTGCCGGCGTCGGCGTCGACGGTCACGTGTTTGGAACCGGCCCGTTCGGCGAGGTCGGCGAACAGTTTCCACTCGGTAGGCATACCTGGCGCTATCGGTGCCGTCGGCAAGTAGCTACCGCTCCTGTGGCTGTTCCCGATCCCGTAG is a window encoding:
- a CDS encoding amino acid permease; its protein translation is MPKELERDLGLFAVVAISIGAMVGSGIFILPGLALKTAGPAVILAYLLAGVLVLPAALSKAEMATAMPEAGGTYIYIERGMGPLLGTIAGVGTWFSLSFKGALALVGGVPYVLYLFDLPVKPVALALAVVLVLVNLVGAKQTGRLQVAIVAVMLAAMVWFVVGGLPSTDSTYYDGFFDEGSGGLLAATGLVFVSYAGVTKIASVAEEVENPDRNIPLGILGSLCFTTLLYVLIVVVMVGVTPPDLLSDSAVPMIHAAEATLGRLGVIAIIIAAVLALISTANAGILSSSRYPFAMARDQLAPPSLTEIHDKWGTPVQAITLTGAVMLVLIAFVPILQIAKLASAFQIIVFALVNGAVIAFREGDVGQYDPSFESPLYPWTQLVGIAGGFALIGYMGTIPLVGAVIITAASVLWYLYYARGRVQREGAATDVVRRSVGRKAVEQTKATVETADGYEVLVAITEKTSEQRERTLVRIAADVARENDGSVTVVQFDEVADQVPLQQASETQSPADVEFEERTEPLTEAFDVPVTYGEIVSHDTKRAIANFAAHEDADFLLLERSDDPLYAPIFGTTVEWITHKAPCDVLLVEDRDLDRIDSVTVVTDRGPFDPQKITVANALATEAGGSITLLYPLDDAATETQRETIDEYLAELESLCSVPVNRSIVETDDPERDFVSVTNAGDILVIGTDGGRIRGSLFGRPADRIIDSVDCTAVQVKSKRGKSGPVRRLVERMVF
- a CDS encoding GNAT family N-acetyltransferase, whose amino-acid sequence is MPPDSDADPFVEIRRATHDDYEAVADFTSDIWPERGGDYIPRIYHDWLEDDDETDRKTLLAEIDGEAAGIVQAVMLSPDEAWFQGMRVAADHRRRGVSQRLNEATFEWARERGATVGRVMIFSWNAVSLGAARAGGYEPITEFRFAHPEPDPTAEGPCRVSRDPTAAWRYWTHSDAREQLDGLGLAPEESWAVRELARNDFVQLADETAVFAVEGEDGLAGAAYRSRTYDREVESDDSADSSDADSATETWAEYGLGAWEDVDAARSLFAAIACDAADCGADETRVLVPETARFVTDAAATGVDISEEPDFVLGIDLTTD
- a CDS encoding ubiquitin-like small modifier protein 1, which codes for MPTEWKLFADLAERAGSKHVTVDADAGNTVGDALEELLADAPELEGRVLEDGELRSQINVLRNGTNVLVEEEGMETVLEAGDELALFPPVSGG